The sequence below is a genomic window from Leisingera sp. M658.
TCCTCATCGCGGCGGGTGATCTTCCAGGCGCCGTGCAGGAACAGCGCGTTCATGACCAGCGCTGCGGCCAGATACAGCGGGCCGCCGATACCGGAGAATGCGGTGCCAATGGCCAGCACCGCCAGCAGAACTGTGTATACCAGAATATGGACACGGGTGGCGCGGCGGCCGTGGGTCACGGTCAGCATCGGCACGCCGGCGTCGTCATAGTCCGAGCGCATGAACAGCGCCAGCGCCCAGAAATGCGGCGGCGTCCACATGAACGTCAGCAGGAACATCAGCCAGGGCTCAACCGACATGGTGCCGGTGGCGGCAATCCAGCCGATCACCGGCGGAAAGGCCCCCGCAGCACCGCCGATCACGATGTTCTGCGGCGTCGCGCGTTTCAGCCACATGGTGTAGACCACCACATAAAAGAATATGGTGAAAGCCAGGAAGGCGCCGGCAAAGACATTTGCTGCCAGCGCCAGCATGATCACCGACAGGCCCGACAGCGCCAGGCCAAGTGCCAGCGCCTCGCCCGCCTCCACCTTGCCGGACGGGATCGGGCGGGTCCTGGTGCGCTTCATCACCTTGTCGATGTCAGCGTCCCACCACATGTTGAGCGCACCGGACGCACCGCCGCCAATGGCGATGAACAGGATGGCGCAGAAGCCGATAACCGGATGCACGGAGACAGGCGCGGCCAGCAGCCCGACCAAAGCGGTGAACACCACCAGCGACATGACACGGGGCTTCAGCAGGGCGAAGTAATCGCCGAAACTGGCCTCGTCTTCATATGCACGGCTTGCGTTGATGCTTGCGTCGCTCATCTTGGGTCCTTTGGCGGCAATAGGTGCGCATTGCTGCGCACCCTGATCTTTTGACTATACCACACGAAGCGCTCTCAAGCTCCGTATGGCCAGGTCTCAGTTGGAGGCGACCTGATAGGCCTGCGGCAGGCCCGCGTATTCTTCCTTGGCGCCTTCCAGCCAGGCGTCATATTCCGCCTGAGTCACAACCTTGACGGTGATCGGCATATAGGCGTGGTCCTTGCCGCACAGCTCGGAGCACTGACCGAAATAGATGCCTTCCTTGCCTTCATCGACGTTGAACCACAGTTCTGCCAGACGGCCAGGAACAGCGTCCTGTTTCACGCCGAATGCGGGAATGGTCCAGGAGTGGATCACGTCAGCCGCAGTCACCTGCATCACAACGGTTTTGCCCGACGGCACCACAACAGCCGTGTCGGTGGCCAGCAGCCACTCGTCCTCGGCATAGCCGTTTGCAGCCAGCTGGTCCTTGGGCAGCAGGAAGCTCTCAAAGCCGAATTCGTGGTCGGTGTATTCATAGCCCCAGTACCACTGGTAACCCGTCACCTTGATGGTGATGTCGGCCTTGGGGATTTCCTGCTGGGCAAACAGCTGCGGCAGCGAAAAGGAACCGATGAACACCAGCACCAGGATCGGGATAATGGTCCAGGCGATCTCAACCGGGGTGTGGTGGGTGAACTTGGCCGGTGTCGGGTTGGCGCGCTTGTTAAAGCGGACAATGGCGTACAGCATCAGGCCGGCAACAAAAACACAGATCACGGTGATGATCACCAGGATCATGTAATCCAGTTTCTGCAAGCCATCCGCCAGCGAGGTCGCCGCCGGCTGGAAGTTCAGGCCGCCGTCAACCGGCTTGCCAATGGTTTTCAGACCTTCTTGCGCCATTGCCGGAAGGCTTGAAAGGCCGGCGAAAAGGCCCGAAAGCATCAAAGCGTTTTTCATGTTCTGTCCTGATCGGTTGATCGCATTGTTCCTGCGGCAGCACGAAATGCGGGGGGAATCATTGATTCCCACAAAACGCACCTGCCCCGTTGTCTTTGACGCTGGTTAAAATCATATTCGGGGGCACAGATAAAGAGGCAGCCAAGCGTCAAACCGTCGCTTTCTTGATTTAGATCAAAAAAATCCGAGGACCGTGCCATGGAAAACCCAGCCTTCCGTCCCTTTGAAACCGCGCTCCCCGAGGATGAGGCCCTCGCCAGCTTGCGCGATGCGCTGAAC
It includes:
- the cyoE gene encoding heme o synthase; the encoded protein is MSDASINASRAYEDEASFGDYFALLKPRVMSLVVFTALVGLLAAPVSVHPVIGFCAILFIAIGGGASGALNMWWDADIDKVMKRTRTRPIPSGKVEAGEALALGLALSGLSVIMLALAANVFAGAFLAFTIFFYVVVYTMWLKRATPQNIVIGGAAGAFPPVIGWIAATGTMSVEPWLMFLLTFMWTPPHFWALALFMRSDYDDAGVPMLTVTHGRRATRVHILVYTVLLAVLAIGTAFSGIGGPLYLAAALVMNALFLHGAWKITRRDEDDSENDNFKVERSFFKLSLLYLFLHFGAILAEALLKPYGLGGW
- the coxB gene encoding cytochrome c oxidase subunit II, which codes for MKNALMLSGLFAGLSSLPAMAQEGLKTIGKPVDGGLNFQPAATSLADGLQKLDYMILVIITVICVFVAGLMLYAIVRFNKRANPTPAKFTHHTPVEIAWTIIPILVLVFIGSFSLPQLFAQQEIPKADITIKVTGYQWYWGYEYTDHEFGFESFLLPKDQLAANGYAEDEWLLATDTAVVVPSGKTVVMQVTAADVIHSWTIPAFGVKQDAVPGRLAELWFNVDEGKEGIYFGQCSELCGKDHAYMPITVKVVTQAEYDAWLEGAKEEYAGLPQAYQVASN